In Clostridium sporogenes, one genomic interval encodes:
- a CDS encoding amino acid ABC transporter permease: MIFDLEYFNKLVPLMLKYLKVTFTISFLALILGLILAIFIAVINELKIKVLYSISKIWVSFFRGTPLIAQLFFLYFGIVQLIPSLKNMDAMTAAIIGLGFNASAYMSETLRGAISSVDKGQIEASLSIGMTPIQSMKRIVFPQAARVALPALSNSFVDIIKGSALAFTLGVVEIMAVAQSEGASSYRFLESFTAVIIIYWIIISAFGYLQNILERKMNNVY; this comes from the coding sequence ATGATTTTTGACCTGGAATATTTTAATAAATTAGTGCCTTTAATGCTCAAATATTTGAAAGTTACTTTTACGATTTCTTTTTTAGCATTGATTTTAGGATTAATTCTTGCTATATTTATAGCAGTAATTAATGAATTAAAAATCAAAGTTCTTTATAGTATAAGTAAAATATGGGTATCCTTTTTTAGAGGTACTCCTTTAATTGCCCAATTGTTCTTTTTATATTTTGGTATAGTTCAATTAATACCTAGTTTAAAAAATATGGATGCTATGACTGCAGCCATTATAGGCTTAGGGTTTAATGCATCAGCTTATATGTCAGAAACATTAAGGGGAGCTATTTCTTCTGTAGATAAAGGGCAAATAGAGGCAAGTTTATCTATAGGAATGACACCAATTCAATCCATGAAGAGAATAGTATTTCCACAGGCCGCTAGGGTAGCGCTACCAGCTCTATCCAATAGCTTTGTAGATATTATAAAGGGTTCTGCTTTAGCTTTTACTTTAGGGGTAGTAGAGATAATGGCGGTGGCACAAAGTGAGGGAGCATCTAGTTATAGATTTTTAGAATCTTTTACTGCAGTAATAATTATTTACTGGATCATAATTAGTGCCTTTGGATATTTACAAAATATACTAGAAAGAAAAATGAATAATGTTTATTAG
- a CDS encoding transporter substrate-binding domain-containing protein has translation MKKKKLSLILVSALAVITLLAGCGKEKATSTEGQNTGNSNSEKKIIVGTSPDYYPWCYTEAGKLQGFEIDVWNEIGKKAGYDIEFKQSKFSGLFGMLDVGQIDTVAHQISTTEDRRKKYDFTETYAYSGYSFVVNKDKDIKSLEDLKGRKVGCTLGGNGEKTLKKLNEEKGLNIKVLTYDQTPMEKDVEIGRLDAAWIGTVKAKTVIEKEKMDLKLYDPKYVFEINQYPFKKDGKNKKMLEDINKAIKDMMADGTMSKLSQKWFKLDITKKE, from the coding sequence TTGAAAAAGAAAAAATTATCTTTAATTTTAGTATCAGCTCTAGCAGTAATAACTCTTTTAGCTGGTTGTGGGAAGGAAAAAGCTACTTCAACAGAGGGGCAAAATACAGGAAATAGCAATAGTGAAAAGAAAATTATAGTTGGGACATCACCAGATTATTACCCATGGTGTTATACAGAGGCAGGAAAACTTCAAGGATTTGAAATTGATGTTTGGAATGAAATAGGGAAAAAAGCAGGATATGATATTGAATTTAAACAATCAAAATTTAGTGGATTATTTGGAATGTTGGATGTAGGTCAAATAGATACCGTTGCTCATCAAATATCAACTACAGAAGACAGAAGAAAAAAATATGATTTTACAGAAACTTATGCTTATAGTGGATATAGTTTTGTAGTGAACAAGGATAAAGATATTAAAAGTTTAGAGGATCTAAAAGGTAGAAAAGTTGGATGTACCCTAGGAGGTAATGGAGAAAAAACTTTAAAAAAATTAAATGAGGAAAAAGGTTTAAATATAAAGGTTTTAACTTATGATCAAACTCCAATGGAGAAAGATGTAGAAATTGGAAGACTTGATGCAGCTTGGATTGGAACTGTTAAGGCTAAAACAGTCATAGAAAAAGAAAAGATGGATCTAAAACTTTATGATCCAAAATATGTTTTTGAGATTAATCAATATCCATTCAAAAAAGATGGAAAAAATAAAAAAATGCTAGAAGATATAAATAAAGCTATAAAGGATATGATGGCTGATGGTACAATGAGCAAACTATCACAAAAGTGGTTTAAACTTGATATAACTAAGAAGGAATAG
- a CDS encoding MalY/PatB family protein, with amino-acid sequence MKYNFDKVVNRYNTNCSKWNFNKETFGYEDIIPMWIADMDFETLPEVKEEIINRAHHGIYGYTATTESYYKEVVNWMKKRHEWNIKKEWITNTPGIVMAVNTIVRAFTHSGDKVLLQRPIYYPFFKAINNNGCHIVNNPLKFDGKRYEMDFEDLDNKLSDPRVKIMILCSPHNPIGRVWTKEELVKVGNLCLKHNVLVISDEIHSDLIYKHNKHIPFAAICKEFADISITCTAPSKTFNLAGLQGSNIIISNERLMNEFKIAMENIGLSRLNIFASIACEAAYKYGEQWVEELVDYLQENKEFAKKFIKEKVPMLKVIEPEGTYLLWIDCRELKMSKEELEEFMLKEAGVAFDEGYIFGEEAIGFERMNIACPREILKEALERIEKAINNKI; translated from the coding sequence ATGAAGTATAATTTTGACAAAGTAGTAAATAGGTATAATACAAATTGTAGTAAATGGAATTTTAATAAAGAAACCTTTGGATATGAAGATATTATACCCATGTGGATAGCTGATATGGATTTTGAAACACTTCCAGAGGTAAAAGAAGAAATAATAAATAGGGCCCATCATGGCATTTATGGATATACTGCTACAACAGAATCCTATTATAAAGAAGTTGTAAATTGGATGAAAAAACGTCATGAATGGAATATAAAAAAAGAATGGATAACTAATACTCCTGGAATAGTTATGGCTGTAAATACTATAGTTAGAGCTTTTACTCATTCAGGGGACAAGGTGTTACTACAAAGACCTATATATTATCCATTTTTTAAGGCTATAAACAATAATGGATGTCATATAGTAAACAATCCATTAAAATTTGATGGAAAAAGATATGAAATGGATTTTGAGGATTTAGATAACAAACTTTCAGACCCTAGAGTAAAGATAATGATATTATGCAGTCCCCATAATCCTATAGGAAGAGTTTGGACTAAAGAAGAGCTCGTAAAGGTAGGTAATCTTTGTTTAAAACACAATGTATTAGTAATCTCAGATGAAATACATTCAGACTTAATATATAAACATAATAAACATATTCCTTTTGCAGCTATATGTAAGGAATTTGCAGATATAAGTATAACTTGTACAGCACCAAGTAAAACCTTTAATTTAGCAGGACTTCAAGGTTCAAATATAATAATATCTAATGAAAGATTGATGAATGAATTCAAAATAGCTATGGAAAATATAGGATTGTCAAGATTGAATATTTTTGCATCTATAGCCTGTGAAGCAGCCTATAAATATGGAGAACAATGGGTAGAAGAATTAGTAGATTATTTACAAGAAAATAAAGAATTTGCAAAAAAATTTATTAAAGAAAAAGTGCCTATGTTAAAGGTAATAGAGCCAGAGGGAACATATCTTTTATGGATAGATTGCAGAGAATTAAAAATGTCAAAGGAGGAACTTGAGGAATTTATGCTAAAAGAAGCAGGAGTAGCTTTTGATGAAGGGTATATATTTGGAGAAGAAGCTATAGGTTTTGAAAGAATGAATATAGCTTGCCCTAGAGAGATACTAAAGGAGGCTTTAGAGAGAATTGAAAAAGCTATAAACAATAAAATTTAA
- a CDS encoding DUF2804 domain-containing protein: MGKIFLNEKEIMTGVNICQKDGKLNEKSIGWSREPIFHCNLKGNNFRKKKWNYWYMINEDCLFSVTVAHLDYIAMAFVYFYDFNTKEFAEKTVITPLGKGCSISEKVFENVEFSNGKLQVLFKWNKYLKTMSILVHCKDFKGRNLTAKFSVFYPEGHETLNVLIPWSKNKFQFTSKQNCLPTEGRIMINNKTYIFDKSNSFAVLDFGRGIWPFKIMWNWATASGNQQGKIIGLNLGAKWTDGTGITENALLIDGKILKLNECILYDYDKNNLMKPWSIKTEISDKVNLIFEPIYDRKAQTNAVLLKSTVHQIIGQFYGKIKDEKGNIINIKALKGCAEEHYAKW; this comes from the coding sequence ATGGGGAAAATTTTTTTGAATGAAAAAGAAATAATGACCGGAGTAAACATATGCCAAAAGGACGGTAAATTAAATGAAAAAAGTATAGGATGGAGTAGGGAGCCTATATTTCATTGTAACCTTAAGGGAAATAACTTTAGAAAGAAAAAGTGGAATTATTGGTATATGATAAATGAAGATTGTCTATTTTCTGTTACTGTAGCCCATTTAGACTATATAGCAATGGCTTTTGTATATTTTTATGATTTCAACACGAAAGAATTCGCAGAAAAAACCGTTATTACACCTTTGGGGAAGGGATGTAGTATATCAGAGAAGGTTTTTGAAAATGTAGAGTTTTCTAATGGCAAGCTACAGGTACTTTTTAAATGGAATAAATATTTAAAAACTATGAGTATACTAGTACATTGTAAAGATTTTAAGGGGAGAAATCTTACAGCGAAATTTTCTGTATTTTATCCTGAAGGACATGAAACATTAAATGTATTAATACCTTGGAGTAAAAATAAATTTCAATTTACATCAAAGCAAAATTGTCTGCCTACAGAAGGAAGAATTATGATAAATAATAAAACCTATATCTTTGATAAAAGTAATAGTTTTGCGGTATTGGATTTTGGAAGAGGGATATGGCCTTTTAAAATTATGTGGAACTGGGCTACTGCATCAGGGAATCAACAGGGAAAAATCATAGGGCTTAATTTAGGAGCAAAATGGACGGATGGGACAGGTATTACAGAAAACGCTTTATTAATAGATGGAAAAATTTTAAAGCTAAATGAATGTATATTATATGATTATGATAAGAATAATCTTATGAAACCTTGGAGTATAAAAACAGAAATATCTGATAAAGTAAATCTTATTTTTGAACCTATATATGATAGAAAGGCTCAAACGAATGCAGTGTTGTTAAAGTCTACAGTTCATCAAATAATAGGACAATTTTATGGGAAAATAAAAGATGAAAAGGGGAACATTATTAATATAAAAGCTTTAAAAGGCTGTGCGGAAGAACATTATGCTAAATGGTAA
- a CDS encoding DUF3298 and DUF4163 domain-containing protein, translated as MNFIPFYDYNRCRFCYLNSCNPNFYNDFRHYNNYYRQCNIDPLPLNEQNLQPKNFKITYPFVQDIGNENISKFVNESIDNEVSNLFKEQVLIPRKVNIQEVIGFYEVKLNKSCLLSILFGMYTYYAKAAHGFTAYSSLNMDLNTGQIYKLNDLFTSKINYKPMLEEKVKEYIKANNVPLLEEYKGLDEDQQFYLTPNSLVLYYQVYKYTPYAYGLFQIPIPFKDILNLLGPASPVQRLPK; from the coding sequence ATGAATTTTATACCATTTTATGATTATAACAGGTGTAGATTTTGTTATTTAAACAGTTGTAATCCAAATTTTTACAATGATTTTAGACACTATAATAATTATTATAGACAATGTAATATTGATCCCCTTCCTTTGAATGAACAAAATTTACAGCCTAAGAATTTTAAGATAACATATCCATTTGTACAGGATATAGGTAACGAGAACATATCAAAATTTGTAAATGAATCTATAGATAACGAGGTAAGCAACTTATTTAAAGAGCAAGTGCTAATACCAAGAAAAGTAAATATTCAAGAGGTTATAGGTTTCTATGAAGTTAAATTAAATAAAAGCTGTTTATTAAGTATATTATTTGGTATGTATACTTATTATGCTAAAGCAGCTCATGGTTTTACTGCATATTCATCTTTAAATATGGATTTAAATACGGGACAAATTTATAAGTTAAATGATCTTTTTACAAGTAAAATAAACTACAAACCTATGTTAGAAGAAAAGGTAAAAGAATATATAAAGGCGAATAACGTTCCTTTACTAGAAGAATATAAAGGGTTAGATGAAGACCAGCAATTCTATCTTACTCCAAATTCATTAGTATTATATTATCAAGTATATAAGTACACTCCATATGCTTATGGGTTATTCCAGATCCCTATACCATTTAAAGATATACTGAATTTATTAGGTCCAGCAAGTCCTGTACAAAGGTTACCTAAATAA
- a CDS encoding FtsX-like permease family protein — translation MSFNTIIINNIKRNLRKYSVFILSGVVSVIVYYFFSLILNNIELVQDAFTIGFIDDLNFIKLLLIIGIFFLIDYSINIFLGSRIEEFKIFYKLGISQKKMKKIIFIESLFLGVIITVLGIVIGFVFSKFMMMGIGRTLNKNINTIENFKAIKDTIKVFLIIFIICGITKGGYVKRLNKIYEERKPSMFLSIVCIILIICLFIISGRMEHFKSTGEIILFFILGFLYTLLALTELFPYILTKISKIKLIYMDKVNMIFISNVREKTLQNRNVLFIMTMFLSISIFIFGILYVQKDLIDKKKDILYPIDISYVVKERDYNNIIDNKLKENNINFEKVKVTFYDVESAKYSVISESEYNKIANKLSYPIYNVKQGKAVILSNIDMSEEDIKKYYLNEVININGNKVKIDRIGEKSIFQSKTMGNIIIVKDSSLIALPKDKKINYYMYNIQSVKKSIKELKSIKRSLPDERIYIKQLELMKERGSAYGFFYLCSAVALVFFLMGVSFLYYKFYDDIKKEKGKYDILINLGISKKTINSIINKEMLVMFFVPFLISSLNLFFIFKLNRLIYNYKNDASEIQVFIIYLFIYTFYFIVWKRKIIEAVNE, via the coding sequence ATGAGTTTTAATACTATAATTATAAATAATATAAAAAGGAATTTAAGAAAATATAGTGTTTTTATACTAAGTGGCGTAGTATCTGTCATAGTATATTATTTTTTTTCTTTGATTTTAAATAATATAGAATTAGTGCAGGATGCATTTACCATAGGATTTATAGATGATTTAAATTTTATAAAATTATTATTAATAATAGGTATATTTTTTTTAATTGATTATTCTATAAATATATTTTTGGGGTCTAGAATAGAGGAGTTTAAAATATTTTATAAGTTAGGAATTTCTCAGAAAAAGATGAAAAAGATTATTTTTATAGAAAGCTTATTTTTAGGTGTTATAATAACAGTTTTAGGAATTGTAATAGGCTTTGTATTTTCTAAATTTATGATGATGGGTATAGGAAGAACTTTGAACAAAAATATAAATACAATAGAGAACTTTAAGGCTATAAAAGATACAATTAAAGTTTTTCTTATAATATTCATTATATGCGGCATAACTAAGGGAGGATATGTAAAAAGACTTAATAAGATATATGAGGAAAGAAAGCCATCTATGTTTTTAAGTATAGTTTGTATAATATTGATTATATGCTTGTTTATAATCAGTGGAAGAATGGAGCATTTTAAATCCACAGGAGAAATAATTTTATTTTTTATATTAGGATTCTTATACACTTTATTAGCTTTAACAGAGTTATTCCCTTATATACTGACTAAAATATCAAAAATTAAGCTAATATATATGGATAAAGTAAATATGATTTTTATATCAAATGTTAGGGAAAAAACTCTTCAAAATAGAAATGTTCTTTTTATTATGACTATGTTTTTGTCTATATCTATATTTATATTTGGAATTTTATATGTTCAAAAAGATCTAATAGATAAAAAGAAGGATATTTTATATCCTATTGATATATCTTATGTAGTTAAAGAAAGAGATTACAATAATATTATAGATAACAAATTAAAAGAAAATAATATTAACTTTGAGAAAGTAAAAGTTACATTTTATGATGTAGAAAGTGCTAAATATAGTGTTATATCAGAATCAGAATACAATAAAATAGCTAATAAACTTTCTTATCCAATTTATAATGTAAAGCAAGGTAAAGCTGTGATATTATCTAATATTGATATGAGTGAAGAAGATATTAAAAAATATTATTTGAATGAAGTAATAAATATTAATGGTAATAAAGTTAAGATAGATAGAATAGGAGAAAAAAGTATATTTCAAAGTAAGACTATGGGAAATATTATTATAGTAAAAGATAGTTCTTTAATAGCATTACCAAAGGATAAAAAGATAAATTATTATATGTATAATATACAAAGTGTTAAAAAAAGTATAAAGGAATTGAAAAGTATAAAAAGAAGTTTGCCTGATGAAAGAATATATATAAAACAACTAGAATTAATGAAAGAGAGAGGATCAGCCTATGGTTTTTTCTATCTTTGTAGTGCTGTAGCTTTAGTTTTTTTTCTTATGGGAGTAAGTTTTTTGTATTATAAATTTTATGATGATATAAAAAAAGAAAAAGGTAAATATGATATATTGATAAATTTAGGAATATCTAAAAAAACCATAAATTCTATAATAAATAAAGAAATGTTAGTTATGTTTTTTGTACCTTTTTTAATTAGTTCATTAAATTTGTTTTTTATATTTAAATTAAATAGATTAATATATAATTATAAAAATGATGCCTCTGAAATACAGGTTTTTATAATATATTTATTTATATATACATTTTACTTTATAGTTTGGAAAAGAAAAATTATAGAAGCAGTAAATGAATAA
- a CDS encoding ABC transporter ATP-binding protein, which translates to MGIIELKEVYKIYGTEKGKIALKNINLSVNEGEFISIMGPSGSGKSTLLKLASTIEKPSAGSILINGIDVKKINKEERREFRRKKFSFVFQDVKLIKNLTIKDNIIYPMLLENKDKKYIEKEADKILKLLHIEDLQHRRVWELSGGQSQKGEIGRALIQRKKIMFLDEPTGRLDFNSRKKIMEIFKDFNAKEKCTIFLVTHDPFVASYAKRVLFIKDGEIYSEIYKGEDQENFYKDILNFNMFLGGRINEF; encoded by the coding sequence ATGGGTATTATTGAATTAAAAGAAGTTTATAAAATATATGGTACAGAAAAAGGGAAAATAGCTTTAAAAAATATAAATTTATCCGTAAATGAAGGGGAATTTATATCCATAATGGGTCCCTCTGGTAGCGGAAAAAGTACTCTTTTAAAATTAGCCTCTACTATAGAAAAGCCTTCTGCAGGGAGTATCCTTATAAATGGGATAGATGTAAAAAAGATTAACAAGGAAGAAAGAAGGGAATTTAGAAGAAAAAAATTCTCTTTTGTATTTCAAGATGTAAAATTAATAAAAAATTTGACTATAAAAGATAATATCATCTATCCAATGCTTTTGGAGAATAAGGACAAAAAGTACATAGAAAAAGAAGCAGATAAGATTTTAAAACTTTTACATATAGAAGATTTACAACATAGAAGGGTATGGGAATTATCAGGGGGACAAAGCCAGAAAGGTGAGATAGGAAGAGCTCTAATTCAGCGAAAGAAAATTATGTTTTTAGATGAACCTACAGGAAGATTAGATTTTAATTCTCGAAAGAAAATTATGGAGATATTTAAGGATTTTAATGCAAAAGAAAAATGCACGATTTTTCTTGTAACTCATGATCCTTTTGTAGCCAGCTATGCTAAAAGGGTACTTTTTATAAAAGATGGGGAAATATATAGTGAAATTTATAAGGGAGAAGATCAGGAAAACTTTTATAAGGATATATTAAATTTTAATATGTTCTTAGGAGGAAGAATTAATGAGTTTTAA
- a CDS encoding sensor histidine kinase — MKIFIKNNKGVIILFLLNFMILFSLYNLMGGFEDFDNFLYFILLSLFNLLVYLILKYLNERKMYKSLEKKPEVFEDCLNSFGDSTLGKNLNEYTGELYSIYKFHMHENIKKQTEHLNFINQWVHQMKTPLSVIKLIIQENGEQQCIKDIKEETEKLEEGLNIALYNARLESFHNDFNVAEFDLKELVLDRVNYNKKLFIKNGVFPRVEMDNIKIKSDRKWISFILDQIIVNGVKYSKGKGKLIEIKSGEQQGRKKIYIKDQGIGIPKKDINRVIEPFYTGENGRIFGESTGMGLYITNEVCKNLNHELDIESNEGEGTKITIYFN, encoded by the coding sequence ATGAAAATTTTTATAAAAAATAATAAGGGTGTTATAATATTATTTTTATTAAATTTTATGATACTGTTTAGCTTATACAACTTAATGGGGGGATTTGAGGATTTTGATAATTTCCTTTATTTCATATTATTAAGCTTGTTTAATTTATTAGTTTATTTAATTTTAAAATATTTAAATGAAAGAAAAATGTATAAAAGTTTGGAGAAAAAACCAGAAGTATTTGAAGATTGTTTAAATTCTTTTGGTGATTCTACATTAGGAAAAAATTTAAATGAATATACTGGAGAATTATATAGTATATATAAATTTCATATGCATGAAAATATAAAAAAGCAAACAGAACATTTAAACTTTATAAATCAATGGGTACATCAAATGAAAACACCTCTTTCTGTAATAAAACTAATAATTCAAGAAAATGGAGAACAACAATGCATAAAAGATATCAAAGAAGAAACAGAAAAATTAGAAGAGGGATTAAATATTGCTCTTTACAATGCTAGGTTAGAAAGTTTTCACAATGATTTTAATGTGGCAGAGTTCGATTTGAAAGAATTGGTTTTAGATAGAGTTAACTATAATAAAAAATTGTTTATAAAAAATGGAGTTTTCCCGAGAGTAGAAATGGATAATATCAAAATTAAATCAGATAGAAAATGGATATCCTTTATATTAGATCAGATCATAGTTAATGGTGTGAAGTATTCAAAGGGAAAAGGAAAATTAATAGAAATAAAATCAGGAGAGCAGCAAGGACGAAAAAAAATATATATAAAAGATCAGGGAATTGGTATACCTAAAAAAGATATAAACAGAGTAATAGAGCCTTTTTATACAGGAGAAAATGGCAGGATTTTTGGGGAGTCTACAGGTATGGGACTTTATATAACAAATGAAGTTTGTAAAAACTTAAACCATGAATTAGATATAGAATCTAATGAGGGAGAAGGTACTAAAATTACAATATATTTTAATTAA
- a CDS encoding response regulator transcription factor produces MGYKIMIIEDDKNIAKLLGEHIEKYGYEALVAKDFEKILETFEMEKPNLILLDVNLPKFDGYYWCRRIREKSLCPIIFISARDSEMNQVMAIESGADDYITKPFYYEVVLAKIKSQLRRVYGDYAANSQVERILDVEGLLFYPERLQVHFNGKEAMLSKKEGDLLDAMMKIYPKVATREELLEKIWDDTTFVDENTLNVNIARLRKKLSDLGIKDSIETVRGAGYRLNVTWRK; encoded by the coding sequence ATGGGTTACAAGATAATGATAATAGAAGATGATAAAAATATAGCAAAACTTTTAGGTGAACATATAGAAAAATATGGCTATGAAGCGTTAGTAGCTAAAGATTTTGAAAAAATATTAGAAACCTTTGAAATGGAAAAACCAAATTTAATTCTTTTAGATGTTAATTTGCCCAAATTTGATGGATATTACTGGTGTAGAAGAATAAGGGAAAAATCCTTATGTCCTATAATATTTATATCTGCTAGAGATTCAGAAATGAATCAAGTTATGGCTATAGAAAGTGGAGCAGATGATTATATTACTAAGCCTTTTTATTATGAAGTAGTTTTAGCAAAAATAAAAAGTCAGCTAAGAAGAGTATATGGTGATTATGCAGCAAATAGTCAAGTAGAAAGAATACTAGATGTAGAAGGATTACTTTTTTATCCGGAAAGATTACAGGTCCATTTTAATGGAAAAGAGGCAATGCTTTCTAAAAAAGAAGGAGATCTTTTAGATGCAATGATGAAAATATATCCTAAAGTAGCTACTAGAGAAGAACTTTTAGAAAAAATATGGGATGATACTACTTTTGTAGATGAAAATACATTAAATGTAAATATAGCAAGGCTTAGAAAAAAATTATCAGATTTAGGTATAAAGGATTCTATAGAAACTGTAAGAGGAGCAGGATATAGATTGAATGTAACCTGGAGGAAGTAG
- a CDS encoding transglycosylase SLT domain-containing protein: MKKILKSLVGLVLILAIGSGVFLRNVLFDLKHKDEIKKYATEYNIDPYLVAAVINFETANEELKYEPSKSCGPFNLKDTKVLDYAKEMGLKNFKKEDIGNPDVNVKIGTWYISKNFKGDYREFAAKWIERNQSEDDKMKDYAREYYGPKMEKRAKIYKVVHPELK, from the coding sequence ATGAAAAAGATATTAAAATCTTTAGTAGGGTTAGTTTTGATTTTAGCAATAGGTTCAGGAGTATTTTTAAGAAATGTACTCTTTGATTTAAAGCATAAAGATGAAATAAAAAAATATGCAACAGAATACAATATAGATCCTTATTTAGTTGCAGCTGTAATTAATTTTGAAACAGCAAATGAGGAATTAAAATATGAACCTTCTAAGTCTTGTGGTCCCTTTAACTTAAAGGATACAAAAGTATTAGATTATGCAAAGGAAATGGGATTAAAAAATTTTAAAAAAGAAGATATAGGGAATCCAGATGTAAATGTAAAGATAGGAACTTGGTATATATCTAAGAATTTTAAAGGAGATTACAGGGAATTTGCAGCTAAATGGATAGAAAGAAACCAATCAGAGGATGATAAAATGAAAGATTATGCTAGGGAGTACTATGGACCTAAAATGGAAAAAAGGGCTAAGATATATAAAGTTGTTCATCCAGAACTTAAATAG